A genome region from Patescibacteria group bacterium includes the following:
- a CDS encoding GIY-YIG nuclease family protein has protein sequence MYYVYILFSTRLKKIYKGFTSNLKRRFLKHNLGEVRSTKKGIPWQLVYYEAFLSKRDARREELFLKSGKGRERVKYLLKDIMEFNK, from the coding sequence ATGTATTATGTATATATATTATTTAGCACGAGGTTAAAAAAAATATACAAGGGTTTCACATCTAATCTTAAAAGAAGATTTTTAAAGCATAATCTAGGTGAAGTTAGATCAACTAAGAAAGGAATTCCATGGCAGCTGGTGTATTATGAGGCTTTTTTAAGTAAGAGAGACGCTAGGAGAGAAGAGTTATTTTTAAAGTCGGGTAAGGGTAGAGAAAGGGTGAAATATTTACTTAAGGATATTATGGAATTTAATAAATAA
- a CDS encoding VOC family protein: MKFNSLKPELYVSNFQKSLYFYTNLLGFKLEYQRPNPLFAFLSYQGSQIMIQQEDNVEEWHNGKPEYPYGRGLNFQIETNDVQRIIDSLASSNYPLKRGIKDSWYKVDNTLHGCREILVMDPDGYLLRFSQGIGIKQE, from the coding sequence ATGAAATTTAATAGTCTAAAACCTGAATTGTATGTTTCTAACTTTCAAAAAAGTTTATATTTTTATACAAATTTATTAGGTTTTAAACTCGAATACCAACGCCCTAATCCTTTGTTTGCCTTTCTTTCATACCAAGGTAGTCAAATTATGATTCAGCAAGAAGATAATGTTGAAGAATGGCATAATGGAAAACCAGAGTATCCTTATGGGCGAGGATTAAACTTTCAAATAGAGACAAATGATGTGCAAAGAATTATTGATTCACTTGCGAGCAGTAATTATCCACTAAAAAGAGGAATAAAAGACAGTTGGTACAAAGTGGATAATACATTACATGGTTGTCGAGAAATTCTCGTGATGGATCCTGATGGGTATTTATTGAGATTTTCTCAAGGGATAGGCATAAAACAAGAATAA
- a CDS encoding dihydrofolate reductase family protein, with protein MSDRLITTLFMLSSVDGKISTGDTDNMDTDSDFRKIKGIKEGVQQYYDLEKTTDMHFLITGRVMTKNCESLNVNNRKDEPAKLPANCIIVDGVHLQESGILYLLKKFNSLTVVTANRNHPAEKVKSKNLKIISYQDEINFLDLLRKLKSDYGIERLTIQSGSTMNAALLRANLIDHISLVVAPCLIGGKDTVSLIGGESLHSLNELKQIKALKLKRCDVLENSYLHLQYDVINKTEVEKFVM; from the coding sequence ATGAGTGATAGACTAATTACAACTTTATTCATGCTTAGCTCTGTTGATGGAAAAATTTCCACTGGTGATACCGATAATATGGATACTGATTCTGATTTTCGCAAGATAAAAGGAATAAAAGAGGGAGTTCAGCAGTATTATGATCTTGAAAAAACCACGGATATGCATTTTTTGATCACGGGCAGAGTGATGACAAAAAATTGCGAATCGTTAAATGTAAATAATAGAAAAGACGAGCCGGCTAAGCTTCCGGCTAACTGCATAATCGTAGACGGAGTTCATTTGCAAGAAAGTGGCATTCTATATCTTTTAAAAAAGTTTAATTCATTAACTGTCGTAACAGCCAATAGAAATCATCCAGCAGAAAAAGTCAAATCAAAAAATTTAAAAATAATTAGTTATCAAGATGAGATTAATTTTTTGGATTTATTGAGAAAACTAAAATCGGATTATGGCATTGAAAGATTAACTATCCAGTCTGGGAGCACAATGAATGCCGCACTTTTGAGGGCTAATTTAATTGATCATATTTCACTCGTAGTTGCGCCTTGCTTGATTGGTGGGAAAGACACGGTTAGTTTGATTGGCGGAGAATCATTGCATTCTTTGAATGAGCTAAAACAGATTAAAGCGTTAAAACTCAAGCGGTGCGATGTATTAGAAAATTCGTACTTGCATTTGCAATATGATGTTATTAACAAAACAGAAGTTGAAAAATTTGTTATGTAG
- a CDS encoding YbjQ family protein: MNQKSITTALELPGKKITQNLGLVRGITVRSRSIFGSIGGSLQTLVGGNISLFTSLCEKTRQQSFDLMVKHAEEMGANAIIAVRYDANEVMSGVTEVLCYGTAVVVE, encoded by the coding sequence ATGAACCAAAAAAGTATTACCACGGCATTGGAATTGCCGGGCAAAAAGATAACCCAAAATTTGGGTTTGGTGCGGGGCATCACTGTTCGTTCAAGGTCAATTTTCGGCTCAATCGGGGGCTCATTGCAAACTTTGGTCGGAGGAAACATTTCGCTGTTCACTTCCTTGTGCGAGAAAACGCGCCAGCAGTCGTTTGACTTAATGGTAAAACATGCCGAGGAAATGGGCGCCAATGCCATTATCGCGGTGCGCTATGATGCCAATGAAGTTATGTCCGGCGTAACTGAAGTGCTTTGCTATGGCACGGCAGTGGTGGTTGAATAA
- a CDS encoding MazG nucleotide pyrophosphohydrolase domain-containing protein produces MSMKSAQEQIKNIFDEIHKKKGLKPDPYYSFVRIVEEIGEVARQIFSEKIRPEKYDGENLKEEIVDVIIELLYYSSLHGIEVEKKIFEKLEKIRQNNLNSKTKNLHNSVY; encoded by the coding sequence ATGAGCATGAAATCCGCTCAAGAACAAATCAAAAATATTTTTGACGAGATTCATAAAAAGAAAGGATTAAAACCAGATCCCTATTATTCTTTTGTCAGAATAGTGGAAGAGATTGGCGAGGTGGCACGACAGATTTTCAGTGAAAAAATTCGTCCTGAAAAGTATGACGGGGAAAACCTCAAAGAAGAGATTGTGGATGTGATCATAGAATTGTTGTACTATAGCTCTTTGCATGGCATTGAAGTAGAAAAAAAGATTTTTGAGAAATTGGAAAAAATACGTCAAAATAATTTAAACAGCAAGACAAAAAATTTACATAACAGTGTGTATTAG
- a CDS encoding slipin family protein produces MYIVILVVPVIIAMLSIKQINQYQKGVKFTLGKFAGILNPGWRIVVPVFQSCRKVDMRIKAVDVPDQEAITKDNISVTVNAVIYYKVRDAQKAIIEVEDFFYAVSQLAQTTMRNVVGEVNLDELLSNREAIAEKIRGIVDKATDAWGIEVQSVELKDVTLPEQMKRVIGKQAEAERERRAVIIQAEGEAAAATNLAKAATILSGANGALHLRTLNTLNDLGADKSNTVVFAIPVEILRALEKRGSDYPNQ; encoded by the coding sequence ATGTACATCGTCATTTTAGTCGTCCCTGTTATCATCGCTATGCTCTCCATCAAACAAATTAACCAATATCAGAAGGGGGTGAAGTTCACACTGGGGAAGTTTGCGGGTATTTTAAATCCGGGGTGGAGGATTGTAGTGCCGGTTTTTCAGAGTTGCCGCAAAGTGGATATGCGGATTAAAGCTGTGGATGTGCCTGACCAGGAAGCGATCACCAAAGACAACATCTCTGTAACGGTAAACGCGGTTATTTATTATAAAGTGCGCGACGCCCAGAAAGCGATTATTGAAGTAGAAGACTTTTTTTATGCTGTTTCCCAGCTTGCACAAACGACAATGCGCAACGTTGTAGGCGAAGTTAATCTAGACGAGCTTTTATCCAATCGCGAGGCGATTGCGGAGAAGATCAGGGGGATTGTAGATAAGGCTACGGATGCCTGGGGGATTGAAGTGCAATCCGTAGAATTAAAGGACGTGACTTTGCCCGAACAGATGAAGAGAGTAATTGGCAAGCAGGCGGAAGCAGAAAGAGAAAGGCGCGCGGTGATTATCCAAGCTGAAGGAGAAGCGGCGGCGGCGACAAATTTGGCTAAGGCGGCGACAATTTTATCCGGAGCGAATGGCGCCTTGCATTTGCGGACATTGAACACTTTAAATGACTTAGGCGCGGATAAATCAAATACAGTGGTTTTTGCCATTCCAGTAGAAATTTTGCGGGCTTTGGAAAAAAGGGGGAGCGATTATCCAAATCAATAA
- a CDS encoding rubrerythrin family protein: MKKSHENLLKAIAGESMARNKYTYYAEIAMKEGLVWIARVFEETADNERAHAQEELEKLHEKTEMTNTYDIHPLGTTLENLRNAAAGETYEFGTMYPDFEKVAREEDEEGIATLFKEIAEVEEKHAERYNILAERLEKGLLFKSDAEIEWKCLNCGYIHKGISAPEKCPLCQKPQGYYMALGAVR, from the coding sequence ATGAAAAAATCACACGAAAATTTATTAAAAGCAATCGCTGGCGAATCGATGGCACGGAATAAATACACCTATTACGCGGAAATCGCAATGAAAGAGGGGTTAGTTTGGATCGCGCGCGTTTTTGAGGAAACGGCTGACAATGAAAGAGCGCACGCGCAAGAGGAATTAGAAAAATTGCATGAAAAGACAGAGATGACAAATACTTACGATATTCATCCACTGGGGACGACTTTGGAAAATTTGCGTAATGCGGCAGCGGGGGAAACCTACGAATTTGGCACGATGTATCCTGATTTTGAGAAAGTCGCGCGCGAGGAAGATGAAGAAGGGATAGCGACTTTGTTTAAAGAAATCGCGGAGGTGGAAGAGAAGCATGCCGAGCGCTATAACATTTTAGCCGAGCGCCTAGAAAAAGGATTGCTTTTCAAAAGTGATGCCGAGATTGAATGGAAATGTTTAAATTGCGGGTATATCCACAAAGGAATATCGGCGCCTGAAAAATGCCCGCTTTGCCAAAAACCGCAAGGCTATTATATGGCTTTGGGCGCGGTTAGATAA